The segment GGGCCGGCCCTTCGCCCTCTTGCAGCAGGGCAAGCGCCGCATGTTGCAGCCCCATGCAGGACGCCAGCACCTGAAACACCGAAGGCATCGCCGCGATAGGATCGGTGGCGCCGGTCAGGATCTTGGCGGCTTCGCACAGCGCGTGCATCGGGTGGTATTCGTCGTCCGCAGGCGGCGGGTCGATCTGGTCTGACGGGACGCTGGCGAGACGGTGCTGCATCTTTCCCCCACGGTTGTAATCCCAGCATGAAGGCTTCGGAAGGAAAGTCCAGCCCGTCGCGGGCGCAGGGGTGCCGGGACGTGGCGCATCGGGCATGGCCGCAATGCTGCGGTGCAGAAAGTAGCAGTTCCGCCGGTGTCGCCACAAAATGATGCAGATTCTATATCGCCAATCCGGCGGGCGCAGCCTTGGGAACCGGGCGCGATTCCGTCCCGGCCCGGGTGGCGGCGCGGGCAACCGGCCAAGCCGCGCGGGTGGCCGCGCCGCGGCAGGCGACACGCGCACCGGCCACGCCGCACCGGGCCCGGGTTTCGGCACGGCAGGGCTTACAACGCGGCCCTTTCCATCCATATAACATCCATGTGGATGGTAAGAGGAGGTCGAGATGGCCGTGGCGAAGACGCCTGACAGCGAAAAGATCACGATCAATCTCGGGTTCGTCGACCTGGGCCAGATCGAACTGCTGGTGCAGGAAGGCTTCTATGCCAACCGCACCGATTTCATCCGGACGGCAATCCGCAACCAGATCGAGCGCCACGCCGACACCGTGCGACAGGTCGTGACGCGCAAGAGCGTCGATCTGGGGCTGCGCACCATCACCCGCGCCGAACTGGAGGCCGCAAGGGACGCGGGCCAGATGCTGGAGATCCGGGTGCTGGGCCTCGCGGTCATCGCCCCCGATGTCGGCGCCGAACTGGCGCGCGCCAGCATCTTCACCTTGTCGGTGCTGGGCGGGTTGCAGGCGGGCGATGCGGTGAAGGCCGCGCTGGCCGACCGCATCACCTGACCTGC is part of the Paracoccaceae bacterium Fryx2 genome and harbors:
- a CDS encoding CopG family transcriptional regulator, producing MAVAKTPDSEKITINLGFVDLGQIELLVQEGFYANRTDFIRTAIRNQIERHADTVRQVVTRKSVDLGLRTITRAELEAARDAGQMLEIRVLGLAVIAPDVGAELARASIFTLSVLGGLQAGDAVKAALADRIT